TCTTCACATTTATAGACTCTTTCTGACAATGCTAATTCTGTTTTAATGTTTCCACAAATTGAACAAGTTTTTGAAGATGGAAACCATTTATTAGCTTTTATAACCTGTTTACCACAAAACATAGCCTTGTATTGGAGCATAACTGTAAACATGCCCCATCCGTTGTCAGAAACAGATTTACCAAAGTTTAGTGCTCCACTCATGCCTTTCATATTAAGGTCTTCGATGATAATCGCATTATGCTTTGTAACTAATTCTCTTGATAATTTGTGAAGAAAGT
The Cetobacterium sp. ZOR0034 DNA segment above includes these coding regions:
- a CDS encoding RNA-guided endonuclease TnpB family protein encodes the protein FLHKLSRELVTKHNAIIIEDLNMKGMSGALNFGKSVSDNGWGMFTVMLQYKAMFCGKQVIKANKWFPSSKTCSICGNIKTELALSERVYKCEECNSEIDRDLNASINIREAGRTLLAY